GGACCCGCGTGCAGCACCGCGAAGAGCTCCGCCGGAGCCGCGATCGCGGCCTCCGGCCGGTAGCCGAGGCGGCGCAGGGCGGCGTCGTCCGCGACGCCGGCCAGCGCGCCGGAGCTGGCCCAGCAGCTCGAGCAGCGGCAGCGTGTAGATCCGGGTCGGCTCCAGCAGCGCCTCCCCGAGGGTGGTGCCGA
The Cumulibacter manganitolerans DNA segment above includes these coding regions:
- a CDS encoding type VII secretion protein EccB, encoding SAPPSGRRCWSRPGSTRCRCSSCWASSGALAGVADDAALRRLGYRPEAAIAAPAELFAVLHAGPELSVAAAMLPVGG